The following proteins come from a genomic window of Pseudomonas sp. WJP1:
- the bamA gene encoding outer membrane protein assembly factor BamA — translation MKRLLLTAVLTVLMIAEVHAESFTISDIRVNGLQRVSAGSVFGALPLNVGEQADDRRLVESTRALFKTGFFQDIQLGRDGNVLVITVVERPSVASIEIEGNKAISTEDLMKGLKQSGLAEGEIFQRATLEGVRNELQRQYVAQGRYSATVDTEVVPQPRNRVGLKVNINEGTVAAIQHINVVGNTVFPDEDLIDLFELKTTNWLSFFKNDDKYAREKLSGDLERLRSYYLDRGYINMDIASTQVSITPDKKHVYITVNINEGDKYTVRDVKLSGDLKVPEDQVKSLLLVQKGQVFSRKLMTTTSELITRRLGNEGYTFANVNGVPQPHDDDHTVDITFAVDPGKRAYVNRINFRGNTKSEDEVLRREMRQMEGGWASTYLIDQSKTRLERLGFFKEVNVETPAVPGVDDQVDVNYSVEEQASGSITASVGFAQSAGLILGGSITQNNFLGTGNKVSLGLTRSEYQSRYNFGYVDPYWTADGVSLGYNAFYRTTDYDDLDVDVASYAVDSLGAGVSVGYPISETSRLTFGLTAQQDEIKTGVYTVDEIFDFVNKEGDKYLNFKASAGWSESTLNKGVLATRGHSQSLVLETTTPGSDLSFFKLDYRGQLFQPLSDSYTMRLHTELGYGDGYGSTDGLPFYENYYAGGFNSVRGFKDSTLGPRSTPSTGKNPGTALDPDQDPLPFGGNVLIQGGVEVLFPLPFVKDQRSLRTSVFWDVGNVFDSSCSDTVNADGTKSNTKCNDISLSNMASSVGVGVTWVTALGPLSFALAMPVKKPDDAETQVFQFSLGQTF, via the coding sequence ATGAAACGTCTGCTGCTAACTGCGGTTCTCACCGTATTGATGATCGCCGAAGTTCACGCCGAGTCCTTCACTATCTCTGATATTCGCGTCAATGGCCTCCAGCGGGTCTCCGCGGGTAGCGTCTTTGGTGCTTTGCCGTTGAACGTCGGTGAACAGGCGGATGATCGACGCCTGGTGGAATCCACTCGTGCGCTGTTCAAAACCGGGTTCTTTCAAGATATCCAGCTGGGCCGCGATGGCAACGTCCTGGTCATTACGGTAGTCGAACGTCCGTCGGTTGCCAGTATCGAGATCGAAGGCAACAAGGCGATCTCCACTGAAGACCTGATGAAGGGCCTCAAGCAATCCGGCCTGGCCGAAGGCGAGATCTTCCAGCGCGCCACCCTCGAAGGTGTGCGTAACGAACTGCAACGCCAGTACGTCGCCCAGGGCCGCTACTCGGCTACCGTCGACACTGAAGTGGTGCCGCAACCGCGCAACCGCGTTGGTCTGAAGGTCAACATCAACGAAGGCACCGTTGCAGCTATCCAGCACATCAACGTGGTAGGCAACACGGTCTTCCCTGATGAAGACCTGATCGACCTGTTCGAACTCAAGACCACCAACTGGCTGTCGTTCTTCAAGAACGATGACAAGTACGCCCGTGAAAAACTCTCCGGTGACCTGGAGCGCCTGCGTTCCTACTACCTGGACCGCGGCTACATCAACATGGACATCGCTTCGACCCAGGTGTCCATCACCCCGGACAAGAAGCACGTCTACATCACCGTCAACATCAACGAAGGTGACAAGTACACCGTTCGTGACGTGAAGCTCAGCGGTGACCTGAAAGTCCCTGAAGACCAGGTCAAGTCCCTGCTGCTGGTGCAGAAAGGCCAGGTGTTCTCGCGCAAGCTGATGACCACCACCTCCGAGCTGATCACCCGTCGCCTGGGTAACGAGGGTTACACCTTCGCCAACGTCAACGGCGTACCTCAGCCCCACGATGACGACCACACGGTAGACATCACTTTCGCTGTCGATCCAGGCAAGCGCGCCTACGTGAACCGCATCAACTTCCGTGGCAACACCAAGTCGGAAGACGAAGTGCTGCGCCGTGAAATGCGCCAGATGGAAGGTGGCTGGGCGTCGACTTACCTGATCGACCAGTCCAAGACCCGTTTGGAACGCCTGGGCTTCTTCAAGGAAGTCAACGTTGAAACCCCGGCTGTACCGGGTGTCGATGACCAGGTGGACGTCAACTACAGCGTTGAAGAACAGGCTTCCGGTTCGATTACCGCCAGCGTCGGTTTCGCCCAGAGCGCGGGCCTGATCCTCGGTGGTTCGATCACCCAGAACAACTTCCTGGGTACCGGTAACAAGGTCAGCCTCGGCTTGACCCGCAGTGAATACCAGAGTCGCTACAACTTCGGTTATGTCGACCCCTACTGGACTGCCGATGGCGTGAGCCTGGGTTACAACGCCTTCTACCGTACAACTGACTACGACGATCTTGACGTCGACGTGGCCAGCTATGCCGTGGATAGCCTGGGTGCAGGCGTGAGCGTCGGCTACCCGATCAGCGAGACTTCGCGCCTGACCTTCGGCCTGACGGCCCAGCAGGACGAGATCAAGACCGGTGTGTATACCGTTGACGAGATTTTCGACTTCGTTAACAAGGAAGGCGACAAGTACCTGAACTTCAAGGCGTCGGCCGGTTGGTCCGAGTCGACCTTGAACAAAGGCGTACTGGCGACCCGTGGCCATTCCCAGAGCCTCGTGCTGGAAACCACGACGCCGGGCAGCGACCTGTCGTTCTTCAAGCTCGACTACCGCGGTCAGTTGTTCCAACCACTGAGCGACAGCTACACCATGCGCCTGCATACCGAACTGGGTTATGGCGATGGTTATGGTTCGACCGATGGCTTGCCATTCTATGAAAACTACTATGCTGGTGGTTTCAACTCGGTTCGTGGCTTCAAGGACAGCACTTTGGGTCCTCGCAGTACGCCAAGTACCGGCAAGAACCCTGGCACTGCGCTCGACCCGGACCAGGATCCGCTGCCGTTCGGTGGTAACGTGCTGATCCAGGGTGGTGTGGAAGTTCTGTTCCCTCTGCCATTCGTCAAGGATCAGCGTTCCCTGCGCACTTCGGTATTCTGGGATGTGGGTAACGTATTCGACTCATCGTGCTCTGATACTGTGAACGCCGATGGCACGAAGTCCAACACCAAGTGCAACGACATCAGTCTGAGCAATATGGCCAGTTCCGTCGGTGTGGGTGTGACCTGGGTCACCGCACTGGGTCCTCTGAGTTTTGCGTTGGCCATGCCAGTCAAGAAACCGGATGACGCTGAAACTCAAGTGTTCCAATTCTCCCTCGGTCAGACGTTCTAA
- a CDS encoding OmpH family outer membrane protein → MRKLTQLVLLASVLVAGPAFADMKIAVLNYQMALLESDAAKKYAVDAEKKFGPQLSKLKTLESSAKGIQDRLMAGGDKMQQGERERLELEFKQKARDFQFQSKELNEAKAVADREMLKQLKPKLDSAVEEVIKKGAFDLVFERGAVIDVKPQYDITRQVIERMNQLK, encoded by the coding sequence GTGCGTAAGTTGACTCAATTGGTTCTCCTGGCTTCCGTACTGGTTGCAGGTCCGGCATTTGCCGACATGAAAATCGCCGTTCTGAACTATCAGATGGCCCTGCTGGAATCCGATGCGGCCAAGAAGTACGCCGTGGATGCCGAGAAGAAGTTCGGTCCACAGCTGAGCAAGCTCAAGACTCTGGAAAGCAGCGCCAAGGGCATCCAGGATCGCCTGATGGCCGGTGGCGACAAAATGCAGCAAGGCGAGCGTGAGCGTCTGGAGCTTGAGTTCAAGCAAAAGGCGCGTGACTTCCAGTTCCAGTCCAAGGAACTGAACGAAGCCAAAGCCGTTGCCGACCGTGAAATGCTGAAGCAGCTCAAGCCGAAACTGGACAGCGCTGTGGAAGAAGTCATCAAGAAAGGTGCTTTTGACCTGGTCTTCGAGCGTGGTGCAGTGATTGATGTCAAGCCTCAGTACGACATCACGCGCCAGGTTATCGAGCGCATGAATCAGCTGAAGTAA
- the lpxD gene encoding UDP-3-O-(3-hydroxymyristoyl)glucosamine N-acyltransferase: MTVTIKLGQLAEFLGATLRGDPEKAITGLATLQEAGPTQLSFLANPQYRKYLAGSQAAGLLLKAADAEGFAGDALVVPDPYAAYARISHLFDPKPKAVAGVHPTAVIAADAVVDPAASIGAFAVIESGAHIAAGTTVGAHCFIGARSVVGEGGWLAPRVTLYHDVRVGKRVVIQSGAVLGGEGFGFANEKGIWQKIAQIGGVLVGDDVEIGVNTAIDRGALADTIIGNGVKLDNQIQIAHNVQVGDHTAMAACVGISGSTKIGKHCMLAGGVGLVGHIDICDNVFITGMTMVTHSITEPGAYSSGTAMQPAAEWRKSAARIRQLDDIARRLRQLEKQAGEVTPGGNASSDG; this comes from the coding sequence ATGACCGTGACCATTAAGCTCGGCCAGCTGGCCGAGTTCCTCGGCGCCACGCTACGTGGCGACCCGGAGAAAGCAATTACCGGGCTAGCCACCTTGCAGGAGGCTGGCCCAACTCAGTTGAGCTTTCTCGCAAACCCCCAATACCGCAAGTACCTGGCAGGCAGCCAGGCGGCAGGGCTGTTGCTCAAGGCCGCTGACGCCGAAGGTTTTGCCGGCGATGCATTGGTGGTGCCTGATCCTTACGCAGCATACGCGCGTATTTCCCACCTGTTCGATCCCAAGCCCAAGGCGGTAGCCGGTGTGCACCCGACGGCTGTGATTGCAGCGGATGCGGTAGTCGACCCGGCGGCGAGTATCGGTGCATTTGCGGTGATCGAAAGCGGGGCGCATATTGCTGCCGGTACGACCGTGGGTGCGCATTGCTTCATCGGTGCCCGTAGCGTCGTTGGCGAGGGTGGCTGGCTGGCCCCGCGCGTCACGCTGTATCACGACGTGCGCGTCGGTAAACGGGTGGTGATTCAGTCCGGTGCGGTACTTGGTGGTGAAGGTTTTGGCTTTGCCAACGAGAAAGGCATCTGGCAAAAAATCGCCCAGATCGGTGGCGTGCTGGTCGGCGACGATGTGGAAATTGGCGTGAACACCGCCATCGACCGCGGTGCGCTGGCCGATACCATCATTGGTAATGGCGTGAAGCTCGACAACCAGATTCAGATCGCCCACAACGTCCAGGTAGGTGATCACACCGCCATGGCGGCGTGCGTGGGTATCTCCGGCAGCACCAAGATCGGCAAGCATTGCATGCTCGCCGGTGGCGTAGGGCTGGTGGGGCATATCGATATTTGCGACAACGTGTTCATCACCGGGATGACCATGGTGACCCACTCGATCACCGAGCCGGGTGCCTATTCCTCCGGTACGGCGATGCAGCCAGCCGCCGAATGGCGCAAAAGCGCGGCACGTATTCGTCAGCTCGATGACATCGCGCGGCGTCTGCGACAGCTGGAAAAGCAAGCAGGGGAAGTGACCCCTGGCGGTAATGCTTCATCAGATGGCTGA
- the fabZ gene encoding 3-hydroxyacyl-ACP dehydratase FabZ encodes MMDINEIREYLPHRYPFLLVDRVVDLDVEGKRIRAYKNVSINEPFFNGHFPAHPIMPGVLIIEAMAQAAGILGFKMLDVKPADGTLYYFVGSDKLRFRQPVLPGDQLILEAKFISCKRQIWKFECQASVDGKPVCSAEIICAERKL; translated from the coding sequence ATGATGGACATCAACGAGATTCGCGAATACCTGCCTCACCGTTACCCGTTCCTGCTGGTGGACCGGGTCGTGGATCTGGACGTGGAAGGCAAGCGCATTCGCGCCTACAAGAATGTCAGCATCAACGAACCGTTCTTCAATGGTCACTTTCCTGCGCATCCAATCATGCCGGGCGTACTGATCATCGAAGCGATGGCTCAGGCTGCCGGGATCCTTGGTTTCAAAATGCTCGACGTGAAACCGGCCGACGGCACCCTTTATTACTTCGTCGGCTCCGACAAGCTGCGCTTCCGCCAGCCTGTACTGCCGGGCGATCAGTTGATTCTTGAAGCCAAGTTCATCAGCTGCAAGCGTCAGATCTGGAAGTTCGAGTGCCAGGCTTCGGTCGATGGCAAGCCGGTCTGCTCTGCTGAAATCATCTGCGCGGAACGCAAACTATGA
- the lpxA gene encoding acyl-ACP--UDP-N-acetylglucosamine O-acyltransferase, producing MSLIDPRAIIDPKAVLADGVEVGPWSIVGAGVEIGEGTVIGPHVILKGPTRIGKHNRIYQFSSVGEDTPDLKYKGEETRLVIGDHNVIREGVTIHRGTIQDRSETTLGDHNLIMAYAHIGHDSVIGNHCILVNNTALAGHVHVEDWAILSGFTLVHQYCHIGAHSFSGMGTAIGKDVPAYVTVFGNPAEARSMNFEGMRRRGFSEDAIHALRRAYKVVYRQGLTVEQALAELAESSAQFPEVAVFRDSIQSSTRGITR from the coding sequence ATGAGTTTGATCGACCCTCGCGCAATCATCGATCCGAAAGCCGTCCTGGCTGACGGTGTCGAGGTCGGCCCTTGGTCGATCGTCGGCGCAGGTGTGGAAATCGGCGAGGGCACGGTAATCGGGCCGCACGTTATTCTCAAAGGCCCGACCCGAATCGGGAAGCACAACCGTATCTACCAGTTTTCCTCGGTAGGTGAGGACACGCCCGATCTGAAATACAAAGGCGAGGAAACCCGCCTGGTGATCGGTGATCACAACGTCATCCGCGAAGGCGTGACGATTCATCGTGGGACCATTCAGGATCGTTCGGAAACGACCCTGGGCGATCACAACTTGATCATGGCCTACGCCCACATCGGTCACGACAGTGTCATCGGCAACCACTGCATCCTGGTCAACAACACGGCGCTGGCCGGCCATGTGCATGTGGAAGACTGGGCGATCCTGTCCGGTTTCACCCTGGTTCACCAGTATTGCCACATCGGCGCCCACAGCTTTTCCGGCATGGGTACCGCCATTGGCAAGGACGTCCCGGCCTATGTCACGGTATTCGGCAACCCGGCCGAAGCCCGCAGCATGAACTTCGAAGGCATGCGCCGTCGCGGTTTCAGCGAAGACGCGATCCACGCCCTGCGTCGTGCCTACAAGGTGGTGTATCGCCAGGGGCTGACGGTTGAGCAGGCGCTCGCCGAATTGGCCGAATCCTCTGCCCAGTTCCCTGAAGTGGCGGTGTTCCGCGATTCCATACAGTCCTCGACCCGCGGCATCACCCGCTAA
- the lpxB gene encoding lipid-A-disaccharide synthase, translating into MANLRIALVAGEASGDILGAGLMRALKARHPAVEFIGVGGPLMQAEGLTSYFPMERLSVMGLVEVLGRLRELLARRKKLVADLIAAKPDVFIGIDAPDFNLNIELKLRQAGIKTVHYVSPSVWAWRQKRVLKIREGCDLMLTLFPFEAKFYEEKGVPVRFVGHTLADAIPLEADRAAARAELGLPDGPLVALMPGSRGGEVGRLGALFLDTAQRLRALRPGVRFVVPCANPQRRAQLEELLAGRDLPLTLLDGKSHLALAACNAVLIASGTATLEALLYKRPMVVAYRLAPLTFWILKRMVKSPYVSLPNLLAQRLLVPELLQDDATVEALAQTLSPLIEGGEEQTRGFDEIHRTLRLDASNQAADAVLNLIDPVK; encoded by the coding sequence ATGGCCAATCTGCGTATTGCGCTGGTGGCGGGCGAGGCTTCCGGCGACATTCTGGGCGCGGGCCTGATGCGTGCGCTCAAGGCGCGCCATCCGGCGGTCGAGTTCATCGGTGTCGGCGGCCCATTGATGCAGGCCGAGGGCCTGACGTCCTATTTCCCCATGGAACGCCTGTCGGTCATGGGCCTGGTGGAAGTGCTGGGCCGCTTGCGTGAATTGCTGGCGCGGCGCAAAAAGCTGGTGGCCGACCTGATCGCCGCGAAGCCGGACGTATTCATCGGTATCGACGCCCCGGACTTCAACCTCAATATCGAACTCAAGCTGCGTCAGGCCGGGATCAAGACCGTGCATTACGTCAGCCCGTCGGTCTGGGCGTGGCGGCAGAAGCGCGTGCTGAAGATTCGCGAAGGTTGCGACCTGATGCTCACGCTGTTCCCGTTCGAAGCGAAATTCTACGAAGAGAAAGGCGTGCCGGTGCGGTTTGTCGGGCATACCTTGGCCGATGCCATTCCGCTGGAAGCCGACCGTGCTGCTGCGCGGGCCGAACTGGGATTGCCTGACGGGCCGTTGGTTGCGCTGATGCCCGGCAGTCGTGGCGGCGAAGTCGGCCGTCTCGGTGCCTTGTTTCTTGATACGGCCCAGCGCCTACGGGCACTGCGCCCCGGTGTGCGGTTTGTAGTGCCTTGCGCCAACCCACAGCGCCGGGCGCAGCTGGAAGAGCTGTTGGCCGGTCGCGATTTGCCGCTGACCTTGCTCGACGGCAAGTCCCATCTGGCGTTGGCGGCATGCAATGCCGTGCTGATTGCCTCCGGTACAGCAACGCTTGAAGCCTTGTTGTACAAGCGGCCGATGGTGGTTGCCTATCGCCTGGCACCGCTGACGTTCTGGATTCTCAAGCGCATGGTGAAAAGTCCCTACGTGTCCTTGCCGAACCTGCTGGCCCAGCGCTTGTTGGTGCCCGAGTTGTTGCAGGACGATGCCACGGTGGAAGCGCTGGCCCAAACCCTGTCGCCGCTGATCGAGGGTGGCGAAGAGCAAACCCGCGGTTTTGATGAAATTCACCGGACCCTTCGTCTGGATGCCTCCAATCAGGCTGCGGATGCAGTGCTGAACCTGATCGACCCGGTAAAATGA
- the rnhB gene encoding ribonuclease HII codes for MQMGLDFTLVAEVEELVAGVDEVGRGPLCGAVVTAAVILDPNRPILGLNDSKKLTEARREKLYDEICEKALSWCIARAEVEEIDELNILHATMLAMQRAVAGLHIQPKLAMIDGNRCPKLPMRSEAVVKGDSKVPAIAAASILAKVSRDREMAAFELIYPGYGIGGHKGYPTPVHLEALARLGPTPIHRRSFAPVRLAYEAQEGLIVS; via the coding sequence ATGCAAATGGGGCTGGATTTCACCTTGGTCGCGGAGGTTGAAGAATTGGTAGCCGGAGTCGATGAAGTCGGACGTGGACCGCTCTGTGGCGCGGTGGTCACGGCTGCGGTGATTCTTGATCCGAACCGTCCGATCCTCGGGCTCAACGACTCGAAGAAACTCACCGAGGCCCGCCGCGAAAAGCTCTACGACGAAATCTGCGAAAAAGCCCTGAGCTGGTGCATTGCCCGCGCGGAAGTCGAAGAAATCGACGAGCTGAACATCCTTCACGCCACCATGCTGGCCATGCAGCGCGCGGTCGCCGGGCTGCACATCCAGCCGAAACTGGCGATGATTGACGGGAACCGTTGCCCGAAATTGCCGATGCGCTCCGAAGCGGTGGTCAAGGGTGATAGCAAGGTGCCGGCCATCGCTGCGGCATCGATCCTGGCCAAGGTCAGTCGTGACCGTGAAATGGCTGCTTTCGAATTGATTTACCCCGGTTACGGCATCGGCGGACACAAAGGCTACCCGACGCCCGTTCATCTGGAAGCCCTGGCACGCTTGGGCCCGACCCCGATTCACCGGCGCTCGTTTGCCCCGGTACGTCTGGCATATGAGGCGCAGGAAGGACTCATTGTGAGTTAG
- the dnaE gene encoding DNA polymerase III subunit alpha, with translation MPASFVHLRLHTEYSLVDGLVRIKPLVKTLVGMNMPAVAVTDQNNMCSLVKFYKNAMGAGIKPICGADLWLSNKDPDNPLSRISLLVMNAAGYRNLTELISRGFIDGQRNGSIIIEREWVAEASDGLIMLSAAKEGEIGQAMLSGNPDEAENLAREWMAVFPDRFYLEIQRTNRPNDEEQLHGAVALAEKIGAPLVATNDVRFIKQEDFAAHETRVCIGEGRALDDPRRSKNYSDQQYLKSAEEMAELFSDIPEALENTVEIAKRCNIEVKLGTHFLPNFPIPDGMTIDEYFRKVSFDGLEERLSVLLPKETTEDYEAKRQVYVDRLNFELDIIIQMGFPGYFLIVMDFIQWAKSNGVPVGPGRGSGAGSLVAYVQKITDLDPLEYDLLFERFLNPERVSMPDFDVDFCMDGRDRVIDYVAEKYGRNAVSQIITFGSMAAKAVVRDVARVQGKSYGLADRLSKMIPFEVGMTLEKAYEQEEILRDFIKVDEEAAEIWEMARKLEGVVRNVGKHAGGVVIAPTKLTDFSPIYCDEAGDGLVTQFDKDDVEAAGLVKFDFLGLRTLTIIDWALKTINRDRAKVNEPPLDIAFIPLDDKPTYTLLQKAETTAVFQLESRGMKELIKKLKPDCLEDLIALVALFRPGPLQSGMVDDFINRKHGRAELAYPHSDYQYEGLKPVLAPTYGIILYQEQVMQIAQVMAGYTLGGADMLRRAMGKKKPEEMAKQRGGFIEGCATNNIDADLAGNIFDLVEKFAGYGFNKSHSAAYGLVSYQTAWLKAHYPAPFMAAVLSADMHNTDKVVTLIEEVRTMKLRLDAPDVNTSEFKFTVNDEGRIIYGLGAIKGVGEGPVEAITEARQDGPFKDLFDFCARVDLKRINKRTLDGLIRSGALDRLGPYFHDEAKAYQANIDRNRAVLLTAMEEAIKAAEQTARTHDSGHADLFGGLFVEEDADVYANHRKAKELTLKERLKGEKDTLGLYLTGHPIDEYEGEIRRFARQRIIDLKPARDTQTVAGMIIALRVMKNKKGDKMGFITLDDRSGRIEASLFADAFHSAQSLLQTDAMVVVEGEVSNDDFSGGLRLRVKRVMSMEDARTNLAESLRLKLHAKDLKGDQLRWLGELLKRHRGACPITMDYTSPDAKALLQFGEGWRIDPADALIQALRDQFGRDNVFLQYR, from the coding sequence ATGCCGGCTTCATTCGTTCACCTGCGCCTGCACACTGAATACTCCCTGGTCGACGGTCTGGTGCGGATCAAGCCGCTGGTCAAGACCCTGGTCGGCATGAACATGCCTGCCGTAGCGGTCACTGACCAGAACAACATGTGTTCCCTGGTCAAATTCTATAAAAACGCCATGGGTGCCGGGATCAAGCCGATCTGCGGCGCCGACCTGTGGCTGTCGAACAAGGATCCGGACAACCCCCTGAGCCGGATCAGCCTGCTGGTAATGAATGCCGCGGGCTATCGCAATCTCACCGAATTGATCTCTCGCGGTTTTATCGACGGTCAACGCAACGGCTCGATCATCATCGAGCGTGAATGGGTGGCCGAAGCCAGCGACGGCCTGATCATGCTGTCTGCGGCCAAAGAGGGTGAAATCGGCCAGGCCATGCTCAGCGGCAACCCGGATGAAGCGGAAAACCTGGCGCGTGAATGGATGGCCGTGTTTCCGGATCGCTTCTATCTGGAAATCCAGCGCACCAACCGCCCCAACGATGAAGAGCAACTGCATGGCGCCGTGGCGCTGGCCGAGAAAATCGGCGCTCCGCTGGTTGCGACCAACGATGTGCGCTTCATCAAGCAGGAAGATTTCGCCGCCCACGAAACCCGCGTGTGCATCGGTGAGGGCCGGGCCCTCGACGACCCGCGTCGTTCGAAAAACTACAGCGATCAGCAGTACCTCAAAAGTGCCGAGGAAATGGCCGAGCTGTTCAGCGATATTCCCGAGGCGCTGGAAAACACCGTCGAGATCGCCAAGCGCTGCAACATCGAAGTCAAGCTGGGCACGCACTTCCTGCCCAACTTCCCGATCCCCGATGGCATGACCATCGACGAGTACTTCCGCAAGGTGTCCTTCGATGGCCTGGAGGAACGGCTGTCCGTCCTGCTGCCCAAGGAAACCACCGAAGACTATGAGGCCAAGCGCCAGGTCTATGTCGACCGGCTGAATTTCGAGCTGGATATCATCATCCAGATGGGCTTCCCCGGTTACTTCCTGATCGTTATGGACTTCATCCAGTGGGCTAAGAGCAACGGCGTGCCGGTCGGTCCTGGCCGGGGGTCGGGTGCCGGATCGCTGGTGGCCTATGTGCAGAAGATCACCGACCTCGACCCGCTGGAATATGACCTGCTGTTCGAACGTTTCCTTAACCCGGAACGGGTCTCCATGCCCGACTTCGACGTCGACTTCTGCATGGACGGTCGCGACCGGGTGATCGACTATGTGGCCGAAAAATATGGCCGCAACGCGGTAAGCCAGATCATCACCTTCGGTTCCATGGCGGCCAAGGCTGTGGTCCGTGACGTAGCGCGGGTGCAGGGCAAGTCCTACGGCCTGGCGGATCGTCTGTCGAAGATGATTCCGTTCGAAGTCGGCATGACCCTGGAAAAGGCCTACGAACAGGAAGAAATCCTGCGTGACTTCATCAAGGTCGATGAAGAAGCTGCGGAAATCTGGGAGATGGCCCGCAAGCTTGAGGGCGTTGTGCGTAACGTCGGCAAGCACGCCGGTGGCGTGGTGATCGCGCCGACCAAACTGACTGACTTCTCGCCAATCTATTGCGACGAAGCCGGCGATGGCCTGGTAACCCAGTTCGATAAGGACGACGTTGAGGCGGCCGGCCTGGTGAAGTTCGACTTCCTCGGCCTGCGGACCCTGACAATCATCGACTGGGCGCTGAAAACCATCAACCGCGACCGCGCCAAGGTCAACGAACCGCCGCTGGACATCGCGTTCATCCCGCTGGATGACAAACCGACTTATACCCTGCTGCAGAAAGCTGAAACCACCGCGGTGTTCCAGCTTGAATCACGCGGCATGAAGGAGCTGATCAAAAAGCTCAAGCCCGACTGCCTGGAAGACTTGATCGCACTGGTGGCATTGTTCCGTCCGGGTCCGCTGCAATCGGGCATGGTGGATGACTTCATCAACCGTAAGCACGGCCGCGCCGAGCTGGCGTACCCGCACTCGGACTACCAGTACGAAGGCCTCAAGCCGGTGTTGGCCCCGACCTACGGCATCATCCTGTATCAGGAACAGGTGATGCAGATTGCCCAGGTCATGGCCGGTTACACCCTCGGCGGTGCGGACATGCTGCGTCGGGCGATGGGTAAGAAAAAGCCCGAGGAAATGGCCAAGCAGCGCGGCGGTTTCATTGAAGGTTGCGCCACCAACAACATCGATGCCGACCTCGCCGGTAACATCTTCGACCTGGTAGAAAAGTTCGCCGGTTATGGCTTCAACAAATCCCACTCCGCGGCTTACGGCCTGGTGTCGTACCAGACCGCGTGGCTGAAAGCGCACTACCCGGCGCCGTTCATGGCCGCGGTACTCTCGGCGGACATGCACAACACCGACAAGGTCGTGACCTTGATCGAAGAAGTGCGCACGATGAAGCTGCGTCTCGACGCGCCGGACGTGAACACTTCCGAGTTCAAGTTCACGGTGAACGACGAAGGCCGGATCATCTACGGCCTGGGTGCGATCAAGGGTGTGGGCGAGGGGCCGGTGGAGGCGATCACCGAGGCGCGCCAGGACGGTCCGTTCAAGGACCTGTTCGATTTTTGCGCCCGGGTCGACCTCAAGCGCATCAACAAACGCACCCTCGACGGCTTGATCCGCAGCGGTGCACTGGATCGCCTGGGCCCGTATTTCCACGACGAAGCCAAAGCCTACCAGGCCAATATCGACCGCAACCGCGCAGTCTTGCTGACCGCGATGGAAGAGGCGATCAAGGCCGCCGAGCAAACCGCCCGCACCCATGACAGCGGCCATGCCGACCTGTTTGGTGGGCTGTTCGTGGAAGAAGATGCCGACGTCTACGCCAATCATCGCAAAGCCAAGGAACTGACCCTCAAGGAGCGGCTCAAGGGCGAGAAAGACACCCTGGGCCTGTACCTGACCGGTCACCCGATCGACGAATACGAAGGGGAAATCCGTCGTTTCGCCCGTCAGCGCATCATCGACCTGAAACCGGCGCGCGACACCCAGACCGTTGCCGGCATGATCATCGCCCTGCGGGTGATGAAGAACAAAAAGGGCGACAAGATGGGCTTCATCACCCTAGACGACCGTTCGGGGCGGATCGAAGCGTCGCTGTTCGCCGATGCCTTCCATTCCGCGCAATCGCTGTTGCAGACCGATGCGATGGTGGTGGTCGAAGGCGAAGTCAGCAACGACGACTTTTCCGGCGGCCTGCGGTTGCGGGTCAAGCGGGTGATGAGCATGGAAGATGCGCGCACCAACCTGGCCGAAAGCCTGCGCCTGAAGCTGCATGCCAAGGATCTCAAGGGCGATCAGCTACGCTGGCTGGGTGAACTGTTGAAGCGTCACCGCGGTGCGTGCCCGATCACCATGGACTACACAAGTCCCGATGCGAAAGCCTTGCTGCAGTTCGGCGAAGGCTGGCGAATCGACCCGGCGGATGCGTTGATTCAAGCCCTGCGTGACCAGTTCGGGCGAGACAACGTCTTCCTCCAATACCGTTAA